Proteins from one Parasteatoda tepidariorum isolate YZ-2023 chromosome 4, CAS_Ptep_4.0, whole genome shotgun sequence genomic window:
- the LOC139425466 gene encoding uncharacterized protein codes for MHRCEYLRRYQQRHPAEHNLAAQNYLENNRSAINTRRRNARQRNVEESRRLNENEYIGESNIIPPFFVGTFSDECRNCSALSFPAEHGRTKFNCCHHGKVELANLEYPEVLKDLLLGSHSDAINFKQNVRSYNSAFAMAAFCPSHEISFKGISCLTFKGDVNVIATTSLIPPNNQNHKFAQLYIGL; via the coding sequence ATGCATCGCTGTGAATATCTTAGGCGATATCAACAGCGACATCCAGCTGAACATAATTTAGCAGCACAAAATTACCTGGAAAATAATCGTAGTGCTATCAATACGCGACGCCGGAATGCGCGGCAAAGAAACGTTGAAGAGTCAAGacgtttaaatgaaaacgaataCATTGGTGAGTCAAACATTATACCCCCTTTTTTCGTTGGAACATTTAGTGATGAGTGTAGAAACTGTAGTGCTCTTTCATTTCCAGCGGAGCATGGCAGAACGAAATTTAATTGCTGCCATCATGGCAAAGTTGAGCTCGCCAATCTGGAATATCCAGAAGTATTAAAAGATCTTTTACTTGGCAGTCATTCTGATGCAATTAACTTTAAACAGAATGTTCGATCGTACAACTCTGCATTTGCGATGGCAGCTTTTTGCCCATctcatgaaatttcttttaaagggatcagttgtcttacttttaaaggTGATGTAAATGTTATCGCGACAACAAGCTTGATCCCTCCTAATAATCAAAATCACAAATTTGCTCAACTTTATATaggtttataa